From the Oryzias latipes chromosome 22, ASM223467v1 genome, one window contains:
- the LOC101173107 gene encoding serine/threonine-protein phosphatase 2A 56 kDa regulatory subunit epsilon isoform isoform X6, whose product MDTLSDLKMKEYKRSTLNELVDYVTVSRGYLTEQAYPEVVKMVSQNIFRTLPPSDSNEFDPEEDEPTLEASWPHLQLVYEFFIRFLESQEFQPSIAKKYIDQKFVLQLLELFDSEDPRERDYLKTVLHRIYGKFLGLRAFIRKQINNIFLRFVYETEHFNGVAELLEILGSIINGFALPLKAEHKQFLVKVLIPLHTVRSLSLFHAQLAYCIVQFLEKDPTLTEPVIRGLLKFWPKTCSQKEVMFLGELEEILDVIEPTQFVKIQEPLFKQISRCVSSPHFQVAERALYYWNNEYIMSLIEENSSVILPIMFSSLYRISKEHWNPAIVALVYNVLKAFMEMNSTLFDELTATYKSDRQREKKKEKEREELWKKLEDLELKRGLRSDGIIPT is encoded by the exons ATGGACACACTGTCAGACCTCAAGATGAAGGAGTACAAGCGCTCCACTCTCAACGAGCTGGTGGACTATGTGACCGTCAGCCGGGGCTACCTGACAGAGCAGGCCTACCCAGAGGTCGTCAAGATG GTCTCTCAGAACATTTTCCGAACCCTTCCGCCCAGTGACAGTAACGAGTTCGACCCCGAGGAAGATGAGCCCACGCTGGAGGCGTCCTGGCCACACCTACAG TTGGTTTATGAGTTCTTCATCCGGTTCCTGGAGAGTCAGGAATTCCAGCCCAGCATTGCCAAAAAGTACATAGACCAGAAGTTTGTCCTCCAG CTCTTGGAGTTGTTTGACAGCGAGGATCCTCGAGAGAGAGACTATCTGAAGACGGTCTTGCATAGAATCTACGGCAAATTCCTGGGGCTGAGGGCTTTTATACGAAAACAGATCAATAATATTTTTCTACG TTTTGTTTATGAGACGGAGCACTTCAACGGGGTGGCCGAGTTGCTGGAGATCCTGGGGAG TATAATCAATGGGTTTGCGCTGCCTCTGAAAGCGGAGCATAAACAGTTTCTGGTCAAAGTGTTGATCCCGCTCCATACTGTCCGGAGTCTGTCCCTCTTCCATGCACAG ttgGCTTATTGCATTGTACAGTTCTTAGAGAAAGACCCAACATTAACAGAACCG GTCATCAGAGGCTTACTGAAGTTCTGGCCCAAAACCTGCAGTCAAAAAGAG GTGATGTTTCTGGGGGAGCTTGAGGAGATCCTGGATGTCATTGAGCCCACGCAGTTCGTCAAGATTCAGGAGCCTCTCTTCAAGCAGATCTCCAGATGTGTGTCCAGCCCGCACTTCCAG gtggcAGAGCGAGCTCTGTACTACTGGAACAACGAATACATCATGAGTCTGATCGAGGAGAACTCCAGCGTCATCCTCCCCATCATGTTCTCCAGCCTCTACAGGATCTCCAAAGAACACTGGAACCC gGCCATCGTGGCGCTGGTCTACAACGTGCTGAAGGCCTTCATGGAGATGAACAGTACCTTATTTGATGAACTCACCGCCACCTACAAGTCGGATCGCCAGCG ggagaagaagaaggagaaggagcgCGAGGAGCTgtggaagaagctggaggatCTGGAGCTGAAGCGGGGCCTTAGGAGTGATGGGATCATCCCAACTTAA
- the LOC101173107 gene encoding serine/threonine-protein phosphatase 2A 56 kDa regulatory subunit epsilon isoform isoform X5, with translation MTCGSVSQLNPLDLYPDVPGVEQPELFLKKLQQCCTVFDFMDTLSDLKMKEYKRSTLNELVDYVTVSRGYLTEQAYPEVVKMVSQNIFRTLPPSDSNEFDPEEDEPTLEASWPHLQLVYEFFIRFLESQEFQPSIAKKYIDQKFVLQLLELFDSEDPRERDYLKTVLHRIYGKFLGLRAFIRKQINNIFLRFVYETEHFNGVAELLEILGSIINGFALPLKAEHKQFLVKVLIPLHTVRSLSLFHAQLAYCIVQFLEKDPTLTEPVIRGLLKFWPKTCSQKEVMFLGELEEILDVIEPTQFVKIQEPLFKQISRCVSSPHFQVAERALYYWNNEYIMSLIEENSSVILPIMFSSLYRISKEHWNPAIVALVYNVLKAFMEMNSTLFDELTATYKSDRQREKKKEKEREELWKKLEDLELKRGLRSDGIIPT, from the exons ACGTGCCGGGGGTGGAGCAGCCGGAGCTGTTCctgaagaagctgcagcagtGCTGTACTGTCTTTGACTTCATGGACACACTGTCAGACCTCAAGATGAAGGAGTACAAGCGCTCCACTCTCAACGAGCTGGTGGACTATGTGACCGTCAGCCGGGGCTACCTGACAGAGCAGGCCTACCCAGAGGTCGTCAAGATG GTCTCTCAGAACATTTTCCGAACCCTTCCGCCCAGTGACAGTAACGAGTTCGACCCCGAGGAAGATGAGCCCACGCTGGAGGCGTCCTGGCCACACCTACAG TTGGTTTATGAGTTCTTCATCCGGTTCCTGGAGAGTCAGGAATTCCAGCCCAGCATTGCCAAAAAGTACATAGACCAGAAGTTTGTCCTCCAG CTCTTGGAGTTGTTTGACAGCGAGGATCCTCGAGAGAGAGACTATCTGAAGACGGTCTTGCATAGAATCTACGGCAAATTCCTGGGGCTGAGGGCTTTTATACGAAAACAGATCAATAATATTTTTCTACG TTTTGTTTATGAGACGGAGCACTTCAACGGGGTGGCCGAGTTGCTGGAGATCCTGGGGAG TATAATCAATGGGTTTGCGCTGCCTCTGAAAGCGGAGCATAAACAGTTTCTGGTCAAAGTGTTGATCCCGCTCCATACTGTCCGGAGTCTGTCCCTCTTCCATGCACAG ttgGCTTATTGCATTGTACAGTTCTTAGAGAAAGACCCAACATTAACAGAACCG GTCATCAGAGGCTTACTGAAGTTCTGGCCCAAAACCTGCAGTCAAAAAGAG GTGATGTTTCTGGGGGAGCTTGAGGAGATCCTGGATGTCATTGAGCCCACGCAGTTCGTCAAGATTCAGGAGCCTCTCTTCAAGCAGATCTCCAGATGTGTGTCCAGCCCGCACTTCCAG gtggcAGAGCGAGCTCTGTACTACTGGAACAACGAATACATCATGAGTCTGATCGAGGAGAACTCCAGCGTCATCCTCCCCATCATGTTCTCCAGCCTCTACAGGATCTCCAAAGAACACTGGAACCC gGCCATCGTGGCGCTGGTCTACAACGTGCTGAAGGCCTTCATGGAGATGAACAGTACCTTATTTGATGAACTCACCGCCACCTACAAGTCGGATCGCCAGCG ggagaagaagaaggagaaggagcgCGAGGAGCTgtggaagaagctggaggatCTGGAGCTGAAGCGGGGCCTTAGGAGTGATGGGATCATCCCAACTTAA
- the LOC101173107 gene encoding serine/threonine-protein phosphatase 2A 56 kDa regulatory subunit epsilon isoform isoform X4 yields MKSATQVKLPLLGFSVRTREITSLPKDVPGVEQPELFLKKLQQCCTVFDFMDTLSDLKMKEYKRSTLNELVDYVTVSRGYLTEQAYPEVVKMVSQNIFRTLPPSDSNEFDPEEDEPTLEASWPHLQLVYEFFIRFLESQEFQPSIAKKYIDQKFVLQLLELFDSEDPRERDYLKTVLHRIYGKFLGLRAFIRKQINNIFLRFVYETEHFNGVAELLEILGSIINGFALPLKAEHKQFLVKVLIPLHTVRSLSLFHAQLAYCIVQFLEKDPTLTEPVIRGLLKFWPKTCSQKEVMFLGELEEILDVIEPTQFVKIQEPLFKQISRCVSSPHFQVAERALYYWNNEYIMSLIEENSSVILPIMFSSLYRISKEHWNPAIVALVYNVLKAFMEMNSTLFDELTATYKSDRQREKKKEKEREELWKKLEDLELKRGLRSDGIIPT; encoded by the exons ACGTGCCGGGGGTGGAGCAGCCGGAGCTGTTCctgaagaagctgcagcagtGCTGTACTGTCTTTGACTTCATGGACACACTGTCAGACCTCAAGATGAAGGAGTACAAGCGCTCCACTCTCAACGAGCTGGTGGACTATGTGACCGTCAGCCGGGGCTACCTGACAGAGCAGGCCTACCCAGAGGTCGTCAAGATG GTCTCTCAGAACATTTTCCGAACCCTTCCGCCCAGTGACAGTAACGAGTTCGACCCCGAGGAAGATGAGCCCACGCTGGAGGCGTCCTGGCCACACCTACAG TTGGTTTATGAGTTCTTCATCCGGTTCCTGGAGAGTCAGGAATTCCAGCCCAGCATTGCCAAAAAGTACATAGACCAGAAGTTTGTCCTCCAG CTCTTGGAGTTGTTTGACAGCGAGGATCCTCGAGAGAGAGACTATCTGAAGACGGTCTTGCATAGAATCTACGGCAAATTCCTGGGGCTGAGGGCTTTTATACGAAAACAGATCAATAATATTTTTCTACG TTTTGTTTATGAGACGGAGCACTTCAACGGGGTGGCCGAGTTGCTGGAGATCCTGGGGAG TATAATCAATGGGTTTGCGCTGCCTCTGAAAGCGGAGCATAAACAGTTTCTGGTCAAAGTGTTGATCCCGCTCCATACTGTCCGGAGTCTGTCCCTCTTCCATGCACAG ttgGCTTATTGCATTGTACAGTTCTTAGAGAAAGACCCAACATTAACAGAACCG GTCATCAGAGGCTTACTGAAGTTCTGGCCCAAAACCTGCAGTCAAAAAGAG GTGATGTTTCTGGGGGAGCTTGAGGAGATCCTGGATGTCATTGAGCCCACGCAGTTCGTCAAGATTCAGGAGCCTCTCTTCAAGCAGATCTCCAGATGTGTGTCCAGCCCGCACTTCCAG gtggcAGAGCGAGCTCTGTACTACTGGAACAACGAATACATCATGAGTCTGATCGAGGAGAACTCCAGCGTCATCCTCCCCATCATGTTCTCCAGCCTCTACAGGATCTCCAAAGAACACTGGAACCC gGCCATCGTGGCGCTGGTCTACAACGTGCTGAAGGCCTTCATGGAGATGAACAGTACCTTATTTGATGAACTCACCGCCACCTACAAGTCGGATCGCCAGCG ggagaagaagaaggagaaggagcgCGAGGAGCTgtggaagaagctggaggatCTGGAGCTGAAGCGGGGCCTTAGGAGTGATGGGATCATCCCAACTTAA